A region from the uncultured Holophaga sp. genome encodes:
- a CDS encoding IS3 family transposase: protein MVSARQKREGARVLKARRIPERRIAALIGLSRSGMRYRVRPKPQDCLAERIQALSAEHPRYGQVRIWALLRRAGIVINHKAVGRLWQKLGLQLTRRPKHRRVRSGDGVPRAAEFPNHVWTYDFVFAWTLGGSALKFLTLEDEYTRECLAIEVGRSFRALHVKEVLIRVMAQRGIPKFIRSDNGPEFVSLEIGLWLKEQGVDTHLIDPGKPWQNGLAESFNARFRDECLNGESFHGVPEARVIAQAFMRHFNEGHPHSSLGFHTPNEFADLCTMGALPPNPRDLSPWATPGNRRRAGMRQPPPSGGPGSALGSLPSVALSSVQAEETLP, encoded by the coding sequence ATGGTAAGCGCCCGGCAGAAGCGGGAAGGGGCTCGGGTGCTGAAAGCCAGGCGGATCCCGGAGCGGCGCATCGCCGCTCTGATTGGCCTATCCCGGTCGGGAATGCGCTATCGCGTACGCCCGAAGCCGCAGGACTGCTTGGCAGAGCGCATCCAGGCCCTGAGTGCGGAGCATCCCCGCTACGGGCAGGTCCGCATCTGGGCCCTGCTTCGTCGGGCGGGCATCGTCATCAATCACAAGGCGGTGGGCCGACTCTGGCAGAAGCTGGGACTCCAGCTCACCCGGCGCCCAAAGCATAGGAGGGTCCGTTCTGGCGATGGTGTCCCCAGGGCTGCCGAGTTCCCGAACCACGTGTGGACCTATGACTTCGTGTTTGCCTGGACCCTGGGAGGGTCGGCCCTGAAGTTCCTGACCCTGGAGGACGAGTACACCCGGGAGTGTTTGGCAATCGAGGTGGGTCGGTCCTTCCGGGCGCTCCATGTCAAAGAGGTGCTGATCCGCGTCATGGCCCAACGGGGGATTCCCAAGTTCATCAGGAGCGACAATGGCCCTGAGTTCGTCTCGCTGGAGATCGGGCTCTGGCTGAAAGAGCAAGGAGTCGACACCCACCTGATCGATCCGGGTAAGCCTTGGCAGAATGGCCTGGCTGAAAGCTTCAATGCCCGATTCAGAGACGAGTGCCTGAATGGGGAGTCCTTCCATGGCGTGCCAGAAGCCAGGGTGATCGCCCAGGCCTTCATGAGGCACTTCAACGAAGGGCACCCCCATTCAAGCTTGGGGTTCCATACACCCAACGAGTTCGCAGACCTATGCACCATGGGGGCTCTGCCCCCAAACCCCCGGGATTTATCGCCTTGGGCCACCCCCGGTAACCGAAGAAGGGCTGGCATGCGCCAGCCACCACCGTCAGGTGGCCCCGGATCGGCGCTCGGGTCGCTTCCCAGCGTTGCCTTATCCTCCGTCCAGGCGGAGGAGACGCTACCATGA
- a CDS encoding transposase — translation MRPQKLTDEQIVAVLREAERGEKSIADLAREHGVAEQTIYRWRRKFAGSTVSDVRRLKQLEKDNARLLRLLGQREVEIDAMKELLRKKW, via the coding sequence ATGAGACCCCAGAAGCTGACAGACGAGCAGATCGTGGCTGTGTTGCGGGAAGCCGAGCGAGGAGAGAAGTCCATCGCAGATCTGGCCCGGGAGCATGGCGTAGCCGAGCAGACCATCTACCGGTGGCGGCGAAAGTTCGCCGGAAGCACGGTATCGGATGTCCGCCGACTCAAGCAGTTGGAGAAGGACAACGCCCGCCTGCTGCGCCTCCTGGGGCAGCGCGAAGTCGAGATTGATGCCATGAAGGAGCTCCTCCGAAAAAAATGGTAA
- a CDS encoding nuclear transport factor 2 family protein, translated as MRLGAATHGLLSSYLSAVETGDLDSLLACFASDIEFQLAETTPVLVGKDALRAFYEERWHSFSGQKALRRRSFTNGLEVITMAEIEVTIPEMGEGFFILPIAQRFVFDSSGLIVKLTDFLDFKSAIRAHRL; from the coding sequence ATGAGGCTGGGCGCAGCAACTCATGGTCTTCTCAGCTCGTATTTGAGTGCCGTTGAGACTGGGGATCTTGATTCCCTGCTCGCCTGCTTCGCTTCCGACATTGAGTTTCAGTTGGCAGAGACGACCCCGGTTCTCGTTGGCAAAGATGCCCTCCGAGCTTTCTATGAAGAACGCTGGCATTCCTTCTCAGGTCAAAAGGCACTGCGAAGGCGAAGCTTCACCAACGGGCTTGAGGTCATCACTATGGCTGAGATAGAGGTCACCATCCCCGAGATGGGGGAGGGGTTCTTCATTCTCCCCATCGCCCAGCGATTCGTCTTTGACTCATCCGGATTGATTGTGAAGCTCACAGACTTCCTCGACTTCAAAAGTGCCATTCGAGCTCATCGTCTGTAG
- a CDS encoding RraA family protein, producing MDSRSSQRTYLDLTTPHVADACMRLGIPIRVAPSELRGLWSPIHIAGRAFPVRHYGSVDVFLEAVNSALPGDVLLVDNGARMDESCVGDLVALEVAKAGLSGIVIWGLHRDTRELTTIRLPIFSLGALPAGPQRIDIQEPCAFESARCGDHSITQEDFLLGDEDGIIFIPLDRAAEVAELASSIRDTERIQATRMQMGTSLREQCKFTEFQDARRVNPTLTFRQHLRTVGGAIEE from the coding sequence ATGGATTCCAGATCGTCGCAAAGAACATACCTTGATTTGACAACCCCTCACGTTGCCGATGCATGCATGCGCTTGGGTATCCCGATCAGGGTTGCGCCGAGTGAATTGCGGGGGCTTTGGAGTCCCATTCATATTGCAGGGCGGGCATTCCCGGTGCGCCACTACGGTAGCGTTGATGTCTTCCTTGAGGCTGTGAACTCCGCCTTGCCGGGGGACGTGCTCCTGGTGGACAACGGTGCACGCATGGACGAATCCTGCGTGGGTGACCTAGTAGCCCTGGAGGTTGCCAAGGCGGGCTTATCGGGAATCGTCATCTGGGGACTCCACCGCGACACCCGAGAGCTAACAACGATCCGCCTCCCGATATTCAGCCTTGGAGCGTTGCCTGCTGGACCCCAGCGCATTGACATCCAAGAGCCCTGCGCGTTCGAGTCTGCCCGGTGCGGGGATCACTCGATAACCCAGGAGGACTTTCTGCTGGGCGACGAGGACGGCATCATCTTCATCCCTCTCGATCGCGCGGCAGAGGTAGCCGAATTGGCGTCATCGATCCGTGATACCGAACGCATCCAGGCAACCCGGATGCAGATGGGCACCTCCCTCAGGGAGCAGTGCAAATTTACTGAGTTTCAGGACGCCAGACGCGTGAATCCAACTCTGACCTTCCGCCAACACCTGCGAACGGTCGGAGGCGCTATAGAAGAGTAG
- a CDS encoding Lrp/AsnC family transcriptional regulator, whose translation MDAIDRKILVELQSDGRISVTELAERVGLSVSPCHRRVRSLEQVGVIRGYHALLDPGSIGLTFSAIVFVTLREGDRKSVEDFEIAVSKVVEVIQAQRLFGDPDYMLHVVTMDLQAFQKLYDNCLSALPCVQRLTSTLVMKTVVQDRHLPLLECGD comes from the coding sequence ATGGATGCGATCGATCGCAAAATTCTTGTCGAACTCCAGTCGGATGGGCGAATTTCTGTCACCGAGTTGGCTGAGCGGGTCGGTCTCAGTGTCTCCCCCTGTCACCGACGGGTTCGATCGCTTGAGCAAGTTGGAGTCATCAGGGGATATCACGCCCTCCTCGATCCGGGCAGCATCGGGCTGACGTTCTCCGCCATTGTGTTTGTCACCCTTCGGGAAGGTGATCGCAAGTCGGTGGAGGATTTTGAGATTGCTGTTTCCAAAGTCGTGGAAGTGATCCAGGCTCAGCGGCTTTTTGGGGATCCTGACTACATGCTGCATGTCGTTACGATGGATCTTCAGGCATTTCAGAAACTGTATGACAACTGCCTATCTGCGCTTCCTTGTGTCCAGCGCCTCACTTCTACCCTTGTCATGAAGACCGTCGTGCAGGATCGGCACCTGCCCCTGCTCGAATGTGGCGATTGA
- the dcm gene encoding DNA (cytosine-5-)-methyltransferase codes for MAKGKKTINTSAVSKMQVASFFAGIGGFDLGLERAGMQVAFQCEIDSFCQMVLKKHWPHVPICSDITTLKPSDIPPADLWCAGWPCQDLSHANTERKGLAGHRSGLFFDFANLAREAKPKWILLENVSGLLSAEKGEALETVVDTLEEIGYLGGWFTVNALDAGLPQNRERIFFIGSYRSSRAYHFFDHSRERFGDYATRRAGRSSIGSELSASTGGESPLLVQRRGGFGYTKAKDTCPTIRAQTGGHQGGHSDRPILCGQKLDLGRVREADGISRRLDGRRGRLIGNAVVPIIVEWIGHQVCEIEARYR; via the coding sequence ATGGCAAAGGGCAAGAAGACAATCAACACGTCAGCTGTAAGCAAAATGCAGGTGGCGTCATTTTTTGCTGGGATTGGGGGGTTCGACCTAGGCCTAGAGCGCGCCGGAATGCAAGTTGCATTTCAGTGTGAAATTGATTCATTCTGTCAGATGGTATTAAAAAAGCATTGGCCACATGTGCCAATTTGTTCCGATATCACAACATTAAAACCTTCAGATATTCCTCCTGCGGACCTTTGGTGCGCAGGATGGCCTTGTCAGGATTTGAGCCATGCCAATACAGAACGAAAGGGTCTCGCAGGACACAGAAGTGGACTCTTCTTTGACTTTGCAAATCTTGCAAGAGAAGCTAAACCAAAGTGGATTCTCCTCGAAAATGTCTCTGGCCTCCTCTCAGCCGAAAAAGGGGAAGCTCTTGAGACAGTTGTCGACACTCTCGAAGAAATCGGGTATTTGGGGGGCTGGTTCACGGTTAACGCTCTCGATGCGGGTTTGCCCCAAAATCGAGAAAGAATATTCTTTATCGGATCTTATAGATCCAGTCGTGCCTATCACTTCTTTGATCACAGCCGCGAACGCTTCGGGGATTATGCGACGAGAAGAGCGGGGCGGTCGAGTATTGGATCCGAACTTTCAGCAAGCACTGGAGGGGAGTCTCCACTTTTGGTTCAGCGTCGGGGAGGCTTTGGGTATACCAAGGCAAAAGATACTTGCCCCACGATTCGGGCTCAAACTGGAGGCCATCAAGGAGGTCATAGCGACCGGCCAATACTCTGTGGCCAGAAACTTGACTTGGGACGAGTGCGAGAAGCTGATGGGATTTCCCGCAGGCTGGACGGCCGTCGAGGAAGGCTTATCGGAAATGCCGTCGTCCCAATTATCGTTGAGTGGATTGGGCACCAAGTCTGCGAAATAGAGGCTCGCTATCGCTAG
- a CDS encoding HNH endonuclease signature motif containing protein, which yields MTKQRAAKGYLVQQVATPNISAKEREKWLAEQIANFVSPSKANRTYYGVILKALWPEGSGLPGPILSQNDLREAIDTYRESENKPKYKDVFRRVRELQGEEGFTCIVKEGVCYQLQNRTMSQKRDPRWQPNKAQWGAIKSETGHKCAVCGSTEPQAKLSPDHRVPRAKGGANAELANIQPLCEQCNNQKSSMCSGCSQNCYTCPWAFPEHYKIIQVNDNNRELIRRQGEKSNKHQSDIVNEILTGYFNSNS from the coding sequence ATGACGAAGCAAAGAGCGGCCAAAGGGTATTTAGTGCAGCAAGTGGCTACCCCAAACATCTCAGCTAAAGAGCGGGAGAAGTGGCTTGCAGAGCAAATTGCCAACTTTGTTTCGCCAAGCAAGGCCAATAGGACTTATTACGGGGTAATTCTAAAGGCATTGTGGCCGGAGGGATCAGGCTTGCCAGGCCCTATCCTATCCCAAAATGATTTAAGAGAAGCAATTGATACATATAGGGAATCCGAAAACAAACCCAAATACAAGGATGTGTTTCGCCGAGTGAGGGAGTTGCAGGGAGAAGAAGGTTTTACCTGCATAGTCAAAGAAGGAGTTTGTTACCAGCTTCAAAACAGAACTATGTCCCAGAAACGCGACCCACGATGGCAGCCAAATAAAGCCCAATGGGGCGCAATCAAAAGTGAGACGGGACATAAGTGCGCTGTTTGCGGATCCACCGAGCCACAAGCAAAACTAAGTCCAGACCATAGAGTTCCGAGAGCCAAAGGCGGCGCAAATGCAGAGCTCGCAAATATCCAACCACTTTGTGAGCAGTGTAACAACCAGAAAAGCTCTATGTGTAGCGGATGCTCTCAGAATTGCTATACATGCCCCTGGGCATTCCCTGAGCACTATAAAATAATCCAGGTAAACGACAATAATAGAGAGCTAATCAGAAGGCAGGGCGAAAAAAGCAACAAACATCAATCAGACATTGTCAATGAAATTCTAACCGGGTATTTTAACTCAAATAGCTAA
- a CDS encoding phage/plasmid primase, P4 family has product MKTKKKKARKEHLQWAMECQRAAPTRNLLNLASAHLRLDHTELDAKPFLLNCLNGTLDLQTGKLRAHSPEDYLTKMLNVKFDPDAQCPRWKAFLFEIFGGDQELIDFVHHALGYSITGDVSEQVFFICYGTGANGKSTLTTLMTMLLGGYAAIMAPGLLVAKKNEAHPTELADLFRIRFASTSEVKTDAKWDEERIKNLTGGDIIKARKMREDFWEFNPTHKIWISVNHRPSTTDSTYGFWRRVKMIPFTVTIPKEKQDPKLPEALKAEMPGILAWLVLGCLQWREKGLGSAKVVEMATEAYRNPQNDLEGFLAQCCVNQDSVKVQAQDLYRRYAKWCAGQRVTPLRQSEFGRRMATLGWKTTKRSVNYYDGLGLKVDSDEVEDSELVASDRFSHSSTDMVDIYS; this is encoded by the coding sequence ATGAAGACCAAAAAGAAGAAAGCCAGAAAGGAACATCTCCAGTGGGCGATGGAGTGCCAGCGGGCGGCTCCGACTCGGAATCTCCTGAACCTGGCGAGTGCTCACCTCAGGCTTGATCACACGGAGCTGGACGCAAAGCCGTTCTTGCTCAACTGCCTCAACGGAACACTTGATCTCCAGACTGGCAAATTACGGGCCCATTCTCCGGAGGACTATCTAACCAAGATGCTGAATGTGAAATTTGATCCGGATGCCCAATGTCCCCGGTGGAAAGCATTCCTTTTCGAGATCTTCGGCGGGGACCAGGAGCTTATTGATTTCGTTCACCACGCCCTTGGGTATTCCATTACGGGCGATGTGTCCGAGCAGGTGTTCTTCATCTGCTACGGCACCGGTGCGAATGGTAAGAGCACCCTTACCACCTTGATGACAATGCTTCTTGGGGGCTATGCCGCCATCATGGCTCCAGGGTTGCTGGTCGCAAAAAAGAATGAAGCTCACCCGACCGAGCTTGCCGATCTCTTCCGAATCCGCTTCGCCTCAACATCCGAAGTTAAGACCGATGCTAAGTGGGATGAGGAACGGATCAAGAATCTGACCGGTGGCGACATCATCAAGGCTCGCAAGATGAGAGAAGATTTCTGGGAGTTCAACCCAACCCACAAGATTTGGATCTCCGTGAACCACCGTCCCTCGACGACAGACAGCACCTATGGATTCTGGCGACGGGTCAAGATGATCCCTTTTACCGTGACTATTCCGAAGGAAAAACAGGACCCGAAACTGCCCGAAGCCCTGAAGGCGGAAATGCCTGGGATCCTCGCATGGCTTGTCCTGGGATGTCTTCAGTGGCGAGAAAAGGGGCTGGGCAGTGCGAAGGTGGTTGAGATGGCCACAGAGGCTTACCGCAATCCACAGAATGATCTCGAGGGCTTCCTGGCTCAATGTTGCGTCAACCAGGACAGTGTGAAGGTCCAAGCCCAAGACCTCTACCGGCGCTATGCCAAATGGTGTGCCGGTCAACGTGTGACCCCGCTGCGCCAATCCGAGTTCGGTCGCCGCATGGCCACTCTCGGCTGGAAGACCACCAAGAGAAGCGTCAATTACTATGACGGCCTTGGCCTGAAAGTCGATTCAGATGAGGTGGAAGACTCCGAGTTAGTCGCTTCGGACAGATTCTCCCATTCTTCCACCGACATGGTTGATATTTATTCCTAA
- the deoC gene encoding deoxyribose-phosphate aldolase, which translates to MNPTLSALANEVLHRLGSTPLPPPERPQFLASAEGLCLLRTDAGLSTCRSEELPADLDITHLLDHTLLKAPASTGEIERLCLEALHHTFASVCVNPTWVERCTRLLENSRVAVCTVVGFPLGASTTGSKVREAGEALDLGATEIDFVVSLGAVKSADWGAISREFRAMRRVADSSCLKVILETCLLEDEEKRTLCRMAAGEGLDFVKTSTGFSTGGATEADVTLMRAAVGAACGVKASGGIRTRDTALAMLRCGATRLGVSASLALIPTP; encoded by the coding sequence ATGAATCCTACCCTGAGTGCCCTGGCCAACGAAGTACTCCACCGCCTGGGGTCCACCCCTCTTCCCCCGCCAGAGCGGCCCCAGTTCCTTGCGAGTGCGGAGGGCCTATGCCTGCTCCGGACAGACGCCGGCCTGTCAACCTGCCGATCGGAGGAACTCCCTGCGGATCTGGATATCACCCATCTCCTGGACCATACCCTCCTGAAGGCCCCCGCCAGCACAGGCGAGATCGAGAGGCTATGCCTGGAGGCCCTTCACCACACATTTGCCTCGGTGTGTGTCAACCCCACCTGGGTGGAGCGCTGCACCCGCCTCCTGGAGAACAGCCGTGTCGCTGTATGCACCGTAGTGGGCTTCCCCCTCGGGGCCAGCACCACCGGCAGCAAGGTCAGGGAGGCGGGGGAGGCCCTGGACCTGGGCGCCACGGAGATCGACTTCGTCGTATCCCTGGGAGCCGTCAAGTCCGCTGACTGGGGGGCGATCTCCAGGGAGTTCAGGGCCATGAGGAGAGTGGCGGACTCCAGCTGCTTGAAGGTCATTCTGGAAACCTGCCTCCTGGAGGATGAGGAGAAGCGGACTCTCTGTCGCATGGCCGCCGGGGAGGGCCTTGACTTCGTGAAGACCAGCACGGGCTTTTCCACAGGGGGCGCCACCGAAGCAGATGTGACGCTCATGCGCGCAGCGGTCGGCGCTGCCTGCGGAGTCAAGGCATCGGGTGGCATCCGGACCAGGGACACCGCCCTGGCCATGCTCCGGTGCGGAGCCACCCGCCTCGGAGTCTCGGCCTCCCTGGCCCTGATCCCGACACCATGA
- a CDS encoding roadblock/LC7 domain-containing protein, with protein MAKLDLVMFEEEYKQLQEIISRLQGDSSSKVVFLVDKNGQQIAAAGEVRSIDATSLASLTAGNVAATDGLAKLIGEKEFSLLFHEGERDNLHISIVGKRGILVVIFDQNSSLALVRLRVKKASRELQEIFERVEQRAHTQVDGNAKFESPFTEITDEDIDRLFGD; from the coding sequence GTGGCCAAACTCGATCTCGTCATGTTCGAGGAGGAATACAAGCAGCTCCAGGAGATCATCAGCCGCCTCCAAGGGGACTCCTCGAGCAAGGTGGTGTTCCTGGTGGACAAGAACGGCCAGCAGATCGCTGCCGCAGGCGAGGTGCGAAGCATCGACGCCACCAGCCTGGCCTCCCTGACCGCCGGCAATGTGGCCGCCACGGATGGCTTGGCCAAGCTCATCGGCGAGAAGGAGTTCAGCCTCCTCTTCCATGAGGGGGAGCGGGACAATCTCCACATCTCCATTGTGGGCAAGCGCGGCATCCTGGTTGTCATCTTCGACCAGAACTCCAGCCTGGCCCTGGTGCGCCTACGCGTGAAGAAGGCCAGCCGGGAGCTCCAGGAGATCTTCGAACGGGTGGAACAGCGGGCCCACACCCAGGTGGACGGCAATGCCAAGTTCGAGAGCCCCTTCACCGAGATCACCGACGAAGACATCGACCGCCTCTTCGGGGACTGA
- a CDS encoding GTPase domain-containing protein, giving the protein MTFINYASREINCKIVYYGPGLCGKTTNIQWIFDQANPEKKGKLVSLATETDRTLFFDFLPLDMGTVKGFKVRFHLYTVPGQVFYDASRKLILRGCDGVIFVADSQAARMEANIESIANLATNLKENGFDIRTIPYVLQLNKRDMPTAVPVQEMENLLRFRSEPMIEAVASKGTGVIDTLKATARQILMDLQRG; this is encoded by the coding sequence ATGACTTTCATCAACTACGCGTCCCGGGAGATCAACTGCAAGATCGTCTACTACGGCCCGGGGCTCTGCGGCAAGACGACCAACATCCAATGGATCTTCGACCAGGCCAACCCAGAGAAGAAGGGGAAGCTGGTCAGCCTCGCCACCGAGACCGACCGCACCCTCTTTTTCGACTTCCTCCCCCTGGACATGGGGACGGTCAAGGGCTTCAAGGTCCGCTTCCACCTCTACACGGTGCCTGGACAGGTCTTCTATGACGCCTCCCGCAAGCTCATCCTCCGGGGTTGCGACGGGGTGATCTTCGTGGCCGACAGCCAGGCCGCGCGTATGGAGGCCAACATCGAATCCATCGCAAATCTGGCCACCAACCTCAAGGAGAACGGCTTCGACATCCGGACCATCCCCTATGTCCTGCAATTGAACAAACGGGACATGCCCACAGCCGTACCGGTGCAGGAGATGGAGAACCTGCTGCGGTTCCGGAGCGAGCCCATGATCGAGGCCGTAGCCTCCAAGGGGACGGGCGTCATCGACACTCTCAAGGCAACGGCCCGCCAGATCCTCATGGACCTCCAGCGCGGATGA
- a CDS encoding ISL3 family transposase — translation MPMNELMAQMGGWEGYKAGLIGVYEAGRKGPRAEVWIELLGNERPRRCSGCGHHVDRIHDATQRWVRDLPIFEYEVHLLVWRFRLDCPRCGPKVESLNWLEPRARVTNRLAESVARMCKVLPIKQVAEHFHLHWDTVKAIDKAHLDRELGPPELRGAETLLMDEFALRKGHRYATVVLDAARKRVLWVGQGRGRADIRPFFELLGKRGCAQIKAVGMDMSAAFELEVRKHCPKAEIVYDLFHVVQRYGHEVIDRVRVDEANRLRGDKSARKVVKSAKWLLLRNPRNLEGEARVRLKELLDANQALMTAYVLKDDLKELWRYRREGWARRAWNDWLERAKSSNLAPLVRFAQNLAARLDGILSHCRWPLHTSLLEGINNRIKVIKRMAYGFRDDAYFFLKIRAAFPGVP, via the coding sequence CTGCCTATGAACGAGCTTATGGCCCAGATGGGCGGGTGGGAAGGATACAAGGCCGGATTGATCGGCGTGTACGAGGCCGGACGAAAGGGGCCTCGTGCCGAGGTATGGATTGAACTCCTTGGTAATGAACGACCTCGACGATGCAGCGGCTGTGGCCATCATGTGGATCGAATCCACGATGCGACCCAGCGCTGGGTAAGGGACCTCCCGATCTTTGAATACGAAGTCCACCTGCTGGTCTGGCGGTTTCGACTGGACTGTCCGAGGTGTGGACCCAAGGTGGAGTCCCTGAACTGGCTGGAGCCCCGAGCCCGGGTCACCAATCGGCTGGCCGAATCGGTGGCCAGGATGTGCAAAGTCCTGCCCATCAAGCAGGTTGCCGAGCATTTTCACCTGCACTGGGACACCGTCAAGGCCATCGACAAAGCCCACCTGGACCGGGAACTGGGGCCCCCAGAACTGCGGGGAGCCGAAACACTGCTCATGGATGAGTTCGCCCTTCGCAAAGGACACCGATATGCCACGGTGGTGCTGGATGCCGCCAGAAAGCGGGTCCTCTGGGTAGGGCAAGGGCGAGGCCGTGCAGACATCCGCCCTTTCTTTGAACTGCTTGGGAAGAGGGGCTGCGCCCAAATCAAGGCGGTAGGTATGGATATGTCCGCAGCCTTCGAGCTGGAGGTCCGGAAGCACTGCCCCAAAGCGGAGATCGTCTATGACCTCTTCCATGTGGTGCAACGCTATGGCCACGAGGTGATTGATCGGGTCCGGGTTGACGAGGCCAACCGGTTGAGGGGAGACAAGTCGGCCCGCAAGGTGGTGAAGAGCGCCAAGTGGCTGCTGCTAAGGAACCCCAGGAATCTGGAGGGTGAGGCCAGGGTGCGCCTCAAGGAGTTGCTGGACGCCAATCAGGCTCTGATGACGGCCTATGTGCTCAAGGACGACCTCAAGGAACTCTGGCGCTACCGACGCGAGGGCTGGGCTCGCCGGGCCTGGAATGATTGGTTGGAACGCGCCAAGTCAAGCAACCTGGCGCCATTGGTCCGGTTCGCCCAGAATCTCGCGGCACGGCTCGATGGCATCCTCTCCCACTGCCGATGGCCGCTCCATACCAGCCTTCTAGAGGGGATCAACAACCGCATCAAGGTCATCAAGCGCATGGCCTATGGCTTCCGCGACGACGCCTACTTCTTTCTCAAGATCAGAGCTGCCTTCCCCGGTGTTCCGTGA
- the larE gene encoding ATP-dependent sacrificial sulfur transferase LarE, translating to MEAIQSWFRQFKKVGIAFSGGVDSSFLLALAGRALGPDRVCAFMVISGALPGREKSEGLATLARCGVPHRVLEVDVSAIPGFDTNPPDRCYHCKRFLFENLLAASREEGCEILVDGTNADDLGDYRPGLRALAELGVESPLARFGLSKVAIREQSRALGIPGWERPALACLATRFPPGQRLTPEVLGRVDAAEELLRGSGFTQCRVRCHGDLARLELLPQEMHQLLAGRQRIDEALKALGFRQVVLDLAGYRMGSMNA from the coding sequence ATGGAAGCGATCCAGTCATGGTTTCGCCAATTCAAGAAGGTCGGCATCGCCTTCTCCGGCGGGGTGGACAGCTCCTTCCTGCTGGCCCTCGCCGGCCGGGCCCTCGGGCCGGACCGGGTGTGCGCCTTCATGGTCATCTCTGGGGCGCTGCCGGGCCGCGAGAAGAGCGAGGGTCTGGCGACCCTGGCCCGCTGCGGCGTCCCCCACCGGGTTCTGGAAGTGGACGTCTCGGCCATCCCAGGCTTCGACACCAATCCGCCGGACCGCTGCTACCACTGCAAACGCTTCCTCTTCGAGAACCTCCTGGCGGCCAGCCGGGAGGAGGGCTGCGAGATCCTGGTGGATGGCACCAACGCGGATGACCTGGGGGACTACCGCCCCGGGCTCCGGGCCTTGGCGGAGCTGGGGGTCGAGAGCCCCCTGGCGCGCTTCGGACTGAGCAAGGTGGCTATCCGCGAGCAGTCCCGCGCCCTGGGCATCCCCGGCTGGGAACGCCCTGCCCTGGCCTGCCTGGCCACCCGCTTCCCCCCGGGCCAGCGCCTGACCCCCGAGGTCCTGGGCCGGGTGGATGCCGCCGAGGAGCTGCTACGCGGCAGCGGATTCACCCAGTGCCGGGTCCGCTGCCATGGGGACTTGGCCCGCCTGGAGCTGCTGCCCCAGGAGATGCATCAACTCCTGGCCGGACGGCAGCGGATCGATGAAGCCCTGAAGGCCCTGGGATTCCGGCAGGTCGTCCTGGACCTGGCGGGCTACCGCATGGGCAGCATGAACGCCTGA
- the larB gene encoding nickel pincer cofactor biosynthesis protein LarB, which produces MDEQRLRQLLQGVREGRIPEDEAMESLRELPFADMGYAKLDLHRGLRRGQGEVIFCQGKTPEQTRGIFQRMLGHLDNVLGTRASRETFEAVAEVAPDATWHPEARIVQVRRQPLEPASGFIAVVTAGTSDIPVAEEAALTAEFLGNRVERLFDVGVAGVHRLLAHRDRLEQAAVVIAVAGMEGALPSVVAGLVPCPVVAVPTSIGYGASFGGVAALLAMLNSCASGVGVVNIDNGYGAAALASLINRRSA; this is translated from the coding sequence ATGGATGAACAGAGACTGCGCCAGCTGCTCCAGGGGGTCCGGGAAGGCCGGATCCCGGAGGACGAGGCCATGGAAAGCCTCCGGGAGCTGCCCTTCGCTGACATGGGCTATGCCAAGCTCGACCTCCACCGCGGACTCCGCCGGGGCCAGGGCGAGGTGATCTTCTGCCAGGGGAAGACCCCGGAACAGACCCGGGGGATCTTCCAGCGGATGCTGGGGCACCTGGACAATGTCCTGGGCACCCGGGCCAGCCGGGAGACCTTCGAAGCCGTGGCGGAGGTCGCCCCGGACGCCACCTGGCACCCGGAGGCCCGGATCGTCCAGGTGCGACGGCAGCCCCTGGAGCCCGCATCGGGCTTCATCGCCGTGGTCACAGCGGGCACCTCGGACATCCCCGTGGCGGAAGAGGCCGCCCTCACCGCTGAGTTCCTGGGCAACCGGGTGGAGCGTCTCTTCGATGTGGGCGTGGCGGGCGTCCACCGCCTCCTGGCCCACCGGGATCGCCTGGAGCAGGCCGCCGTCGTCATCGCCGTGGCCGGCATGGAAGGAGCGCTGCCCAGCGTGGTGGCAGGTCTGGTGCCCTGCCCGGTGGTCGCCGTGCCTACCAGCATCGGCTACGGCGCCAGCTTCGGCGGGGTAGCGGCCCTGCTGGCCATGCTCAACAGCTGTGCCTCCGGCGTGGGGGTGGTCAACATTGACAACGGCTACGGAGCGGCGGCCCTGGCCTCCCTGATCAACCGGAGGTCCGCATGA